From a region of the Mucilaginibacter auburnensis genome:
- a CDS encoding glycoside hydrolase family 43 protein: MKLKIIAALCGVFALCASAQTFAQAPAQATPAPTGIEIVKKLTKPKAKFNEKDLSGYLLVYFKDQTHSAYLAASADGYTFTDLNGGQPIFIGSQLAEQKGVRDPHIARGPDGAFYLAMTDLHIAGKRAGFRDTEWERPQEKYGWGNNRALVLMKSYDLIHWTHSDFRTDLAFPELGDIDCSWAPETIYDADKKKMMVYFTIRYNNKNAGIYWAYANDDFTKLEGVPQRVTEIGGIDADITKVGNKYQMFYVGDAKIWHSVSDKINSGFPAVREKRIDPEKVSTEAPNLFKRLGTDKYVLMYDVYGLRPSNMGFSETTDFVNFTDLGHFNEGVMKTTNFTSPKHGAVTYLTKAELKAIAEHWKVEIK, translated from the coding sequence ATGAAACTAAAAATTATTGCTGCGTTATGCGGCGTATTTGCCCTATGCGCATCTGCTCAAACATTTGCACAGGCACCCGCTCAGGCTACTCCGGCACCAACCGGTATTGAGATCGTAAAAAAACTAACCAAGCCTAAAGCTAAGTTTAACGAGAAAGACCTGAGTGGCTACCTGTTGGTTTATTTCAAAGATCAAACGCACTCTGCCTATCTGGCCGCCAGTGCCGATGGTTATACTTTTACTGATTTGAACGGCGGTCAGCCTATTTTTATAGGCTCTCAGTTGGCCGAACAAAAAGGCGTACGCGATCCGCACATTGCCCGCGGACCAGACGGTGCTTTTTATCTGGCCATGACCGACCTGCACATTGCAGGCAAACGCGCGGGCTTTAGAGACACCGAGTGGGAGCGCCCTCAGGAGAAGTACGGATGGGGAAATAACCGCGCCCTTGTGTTGATGAAATCATATGACCTTATCCACTGGACGCATTCTGATTTCAGAACAGACCTGGCCTTCCCTGAATTGGGCGACATTGATTGCTCATGGGCACCCGAAACCATTTATGATGCTGATAAAAAGAAAATGATGGTATACTTTACCATCCGTTACAATAATAAAAACGCCGGCATTTACTGGGCCTATGCTAACGATGATTTCACTAAACTGGAAGGCGTTCCGCAACGTGTTACCGAGATTGGTGGTATTGATGCCGATATAACCAAAGTAGGTAACAAGTACCAGATGTTTTACGTAGGCGATGCCAAAATATGGCATTCGGTATCTGATAAGATCAACAGCGGCTTCCCGGCGGTTAGAGAGAAACGCATTGACCCTGAAAAGGTATCAACTGAAGCGCCTAACTTATTTAAGCGCCTGGGTACAGACAAATATGTGTTGATGTATGATGTTTACGGCTTACGCCCCAGTAATATGGGCTTTAGCGAAACAACCGACTTTGTAAACTTTACAGACCTTGGCCACTTTAACGAAGGCGTAATGAAAACCACTAACTTTACCAGCCCTAAACACGGCGCGGTAACTTACTTAACCAAAGCCGAGCTAAAAGCCATTGCTGAGCATTGGAAGGTAGAGATAAAGTAA
- a CDS encoding alpha/beta hydrolase-fold protein, with protein MKSKSLAIALAATLIGGFANAQAIKEDFKPSSFNQPLQDYPMVNSEGRARFRIFAPKADSVSVGLGLGGDRTKGTKLVKGADGYFTGTSSVLDEGFHYYNVKIDGATFNDPGTGFFYGSQRWESGIEIPAKDQDFYALKNVPHGTLTTVTFPSKSSTFGARQAVVYLPPGYEKGSTKYPVLYLQHGWGENETSWGIQGKAGIIMDNMIAEGRVKPFIVVMAYGMTNTGGAPGGARRPAGPPPGGAPAAGAAAPAAAPRPAGNPMTMAGTVANGLTKGEVTGAGAFQEVLLDELIPYVDAHYRTIAKRDGRAMAGLSMGGMETKFITMARPDVFAYWGLLSGGNYTPADLQGKEKPKHIFISYGSKEEAGAKGLPKVEADLKAAGYAATTYVSPETAHEFQTWRRSLYQMGPLLFK; from the coding sequence ATGAAATCTAAATCATTAGCTATTGCTTTGGCTGCTACCTTAATAGGTGGCTTTGCAAATGCCCAGGCAATAAAGGAGGATTTTAAACCTTCGTCATTCAACCAACCGCTTCAGGATTACCCAATGGTTAACTCTGAGGGTCGCGCCCGTTTCCGCATATTTGCTCCTAAAGCAGACAGCGTAAGTGTTGGCCTTGGCTTAGGTGGCGACAGAACTAAAGGAACTAAACTGGTAAAAGGCGCTGATGGCTATTTTACCGGAACCAGCTCTGTTTTAGATGAAGGCTTCCACTACTACAATGTTAAAATTGACGGAGCTACGTTTAACGATCCCGGTACCGGATTCTTTTACGGTTCTCAGCGCTGGGAAAGCGGTATAGAAATCCCTGCTAAAGATCAGGATTTTTACGCGTTAAAGAACGTTCCGCATGGTACACTGACAACAGTTACCTTCCCATCAAAAAGCTCAACTTTTGGTGCGCGTCAGGCTGTTGTGTACTTACCTCCGGGTTACGAAAAAGGCTCAACCAAATACCCTGTATTATACTTACAGCACGGTTGGGGTGAGAATGAAACCTCATGGGGTATTCAAGGCAAAGCCGGTATCATTATGGACAACATGATAGCTGAAGGCCGAGTAAAACCATTCATCGTAGTTATGGCTTACGGCATGACCAATACCGGCGGTGCTCCGGGTGGTGCCCGTCGTCCTGCAGGTCCTCCTCCGGGTGGCGCTCCTGCCGCTGGCGCTGCTGCTCCTGCTGCTGCACCACGTCCGGCCGGAAACCCAATGACAATGGCAGGTACCGTAGCTAATGGCCTTACCAAAGGAGAAGTTACAGGTGCCGGTGCATTCCAGGAAGTTTTACTTGATGAATTGATCCCGTACGTTGACGCTCATTACCGTACTATCGCTAAAAGAGATGGCCGCGCAATGGCAGGCTTATCAATGGGTGGTATGGAAACAAAATTCATCACTATGGCCAGACCAGATGTTTTTGCATACTGGGGCTTATTGAGCGGTGGTAACTACACTCCTGCTGATCTGCAAGGCAAAGAAAAACCAAAACACATCTTTATTAGCTACGGTAGCAAAGAAGAAGCAGGCGCTAAAGGTCTTCCAAAAGTTGAGGCTGACTTAAAAGCAGCCGGTTACGCTGCAACTACTTATGTATCACCTGAAACTGCTCACGAGTTTCAAACATGGCGCCGCAGCTTGTACCAAATGGGTCCATTGCTGTTTAAATAA
- a CDS encoding aspartate-semialdehyde dehydrogenase, translating into MKIAVVGATGLVGTKMLQVLEERNFPVTELIPVASEKSVGKEITFKGKQYKIVSAEDAIKQKPEIALFSAGGSTSLAQAPLFAEAGITVIDNSSAWRMDPTKKLVVPEVNANVLTPEDKIIANPNCSTIQMVVALKPLHDKYKIKRVVVSTYQSVTGTGVKAVDQLMNERNGVDGPMAYPYKIDLNVLPHIDVFTENGYTKEEMKMVKETNKIMGDDSIRVTATTVRIPVMGGHSESVNIEFENDFDLAQVREILSNAPGVVVTDDVANLKYPMPLDAHDKDEVFVGRIRRDESQPNTLNCWIVSDNLRKGAATNAVQIAEYLVAKNLVGQAVEA; encoded by the coding sequence ATGAAGATCGCAGTTGTAGGTGCCACAGGTTTGGTGGGCACTAAAATGTTGCAGGTTCTTGAAGAACGCAACTTCCCGGTAACAGAATTAATTCCCGTTGCTTCTGAAAAGAGTGTTGGTAAAGAGATCACTTTTAAGGGTAAGCAATACAAGATTGTTTCTGCCGAGGATGCGATAAAGCAGAAGCCAGAGATTGCATTATTCTCAGCAGGTGGAAGCACTTCATTGGCTCAGGCTCCGCTGTTTGCCGAAGCCGGTATTACCGTTATTGATAACTCATCTGCATGGCGCATGGATCCAACCAAAAAGCTGGTTGTGCCGGAAGTTAACGCAAATGTGTTAACCCCTGAGGATAAAATTATAGCTAACCCCAACTGCTCAACCATACAAATGGTGGTAGCTTTAAAACCACTGCACGATAAATACAAAATTAAGCGTGTTGTGGTATCAACTTACCAATCAGTAACCGGTACCGGTGTTAAAGCGGTTGACCAGTTAATGAATGAGCGTAACGGCGTTGATGGCCCTATGGCTTATCCGTACAAAATTGACTTAAACGTTTTGCCTCATATTGATGTGTTTACTGAAAACGGTTACACCAAAGAGGAAATGAAAATGGTTAAAGAGACCAACAAAATTATGGGCGACGACAGCATCCGCGTAACTGCAACTACTGTTCGTATCCCGGTAATGGGTGGTCACTCGGAATCAGTAAATATTGAGTTTGAGAACGATTTTGATCTGGCTCAGGTTCGCGAAATTTTAAGCAACGCTCCGGGCGTTGTAGTTACTGATGATGTTGCTAACCTGAAATACCCAATGCCGCTTGACGCCCATGATAAAGACGAAGTGTTTGTTGGCCGTATCCGCCGTGATGAGAGCCAGCCCAATACTTTAAACTGCTGGATCGTTTCCGACAACCTTCGCAAAGGTGCAGCTACAAATGCCGTACAAATTGCAGAGTACTTAGTTGCTAAAAACTTAGTGGGACAAGCTGTAGAAGCGTAG